A part of Deltaproteobacteria bacterium genomic DNA contains:
- a CDS encoding crotonase/enoyl-CoA hydratase family protein → MDPIVHERRGAAALVRIVRPERRNAIDGATADALHAAFTRFVADEGARVLVLAGDASAFSAGADLKAMETLRDRDEGPLGITRLHSPKPTIAAVTGYCVAGGLELALWCDLRVAGESAVFGCFERRWGVPLVDGGTQRLPRVVGLGRALEMILLGRAVGAREALGFGLVNAVVPDDRAVPTALEWAELIAGFPQETMLADREAAIRGFGLTLDEGLALERRLGGATFGVGRAGAARFAAGQGRRGAGVPGLERR, encoded by the coding sequence ATGGACCCGATCGTCCACGAGCGGCGCGGCGCCGCCGCGCTCGTCCGCATCGTCCGTCCGGAGCGCCGGAACGCGATCGACGGCGCCACGGCCGACGCCCTTCACGCTGCCTTCACGCGCTTCGTCGCGGACGAGGGCGCGCGCGTGCTCGTGCTGGCGGGCGACGCGAGCGCCTTCTCCGCCGGTGCGGACCTGAAGGCGATGGAGACCCTCCGCGACCGCGACGAGGGGCCGCTCGGCATCACCCGGCTTCACTCGCCGAAGCCGACGATCGCCGCAGTCACCGGCTACTGCGTCGCAGGCGGGCTCGAGCTCGCGCTCTGGTGCGACCTCAGGGTGGCGGGGGAGAGCGCGGTGTTCGGCTGCTTCGAGCGCCGCTGGGGCGTGCCGCTGGTCGACGGCGGCACGCAGCGGCTGCCGCGCGTCGTCGGGCTCGGCCGGGCCCTCGAGATGATCCTCCTCGGACGGGCCGTCGGCGCCCGCGAGGCCCTCGGCTTCGGCCTCGTGAACGCCGTCGTGCCCGACGACCGTGCCGTGCCGACCGCTCTCGAGTGGGCGGAGCTGATCGCCGGCTTTCCGCAGGAGACGATGCTCGCCGACCGCGAGGCGGCGATCCGCGGCTTCGGCCTCACGCTCGACGAGGGGCTGGCGCTCGAGCGACGTCTCGGCGGCGCGACCTTCGGCGTCGGCCGCGCGGGCGCGGCACGGTTCGCCGCCGGGCAGGGCCGGCGCGGAGCCGGCGTCCCCGGTCTCGAGAGGCGATAG